Proteins encoded by one window of Musa acuminata AAA Group cultivar baxijiao chromosome BXJ2-9, Cavendish_Baxijiao_AAA, whole genome shotgun sequence:
- the LOC135623221 gene encoding abscisic acid receptor PYL4-like, whose protein sequence is MPFLSPPKPSTQPKRVTGGGSAEQRCTAHALPEAVAKYHEHAVGRKQCCSAVVQEVAAPVAVVWSVVRRFDKPQAYKRFVKSCRVVVGDGGVGTLREVRVVSGLPATTSTERLEILDDEHHVLSFRVVGGEHRLANYRSVTTIHPAPEPVGHAMVVESYVVDVPPGNTRDDTRVFVDTIVRCNLQSLARTAEAL, encoded by the coding sequence ATGCCTTTTTTATCTCCTCCCAAGCCTTCCACCCAACCCAAAAGGGTCACCGGAGGCGGAAGCGCCGAGCAGCGGTGCACGGCGCACGCGCTGCCAGAGGCGGTGGCGAAGTACCACGAGCACGCGGTGGGGCGGAAGCAGTGCTGCTCGGCGGTGGTGCAGGAGGTGGCTGCCCCGGTGGCGGTGGTGTGGTCGGTGGTGCGCCGCTTCGACAAGCCACAGGCCTACAAGCGCTTCGTGAAGAGCTGCCGCGTCGTGGTCGGCGACGGCGGGGTGGGCACGCTCCGTGAGGTGCGTGTCGTGTCGGGACTGCCGGCGACAACCAGCACCGAGCGGCTCGAGATCCTGGACGATGAGCACCACGTGCTAAGCTTCCGGGTGGTCGGCGGCGAGCACCGTCTCGCCAACTACCGGTCCGTCACCACCATCCACCCCGCGCCGGAACCCGTCGGCCACGCCATGGTCGTGGAGTCGTACGTGGTGGACGTGCCGCCGGGGAACACCAGGGATGACACCCGGGTCTTCGTCGACACCATCGTCAGGTGCAACCTCCAGTCCCTGGCGCGCACCGCCGAAGCCCTCTAA